A section of the Solitalea canadensis DSM 3403 genome encodes:
- a CDS encoding Calx-beta domain-containing protein — translation MALACVSIHDTSVIEGNTGKKTIYFKVTLDVPSADSNRIVYWFEKSTNDVNGAVRPSDYTATLPYDNIAGSVTFQPGETVKYIPVSIVGDPEFEPDQSFNCVISPGQGVIVCKKRGTCTIINDDAPPKLNILDTTVVEGNQGDVKMYFLVKLKGHCTDYPIKFHCATSPGTAISNDDYDAINGTLTLPANKTYKWIVVNVNSDTVKESHEDFFVTISAADHATIGRNTARGVIQDDDNTDSNVRFYVNNIVKEENSGTARFTVGIYSQSSLTVSVDYSTADSSAKAGSDYYNVAGTLAFVPGETIKYIDVPIINDTIFETKELFSLKLTNPVNATIADYSGLCEIPENDPENKPPKLKFFPSAVQFDENKGPYWLNVEMDHRTNRTVTVDFTTENGTAIAGDDYTATSGTLVFKPYEWRKTIIVTMIDDNIEENEEVFSINFSNITNATFDLNEFQPYPYTGGFFSDSVPNVQAVYIIKDNDHLPFPTPKIISKNYSLSEEYGGSFQLTMDAPSTEIVQFDYKLEAGTATEGVDFESSSGTVYFNRGAMTSNAMLQVKVIDDNVVEPPETIIVKLSNPVNATLSDTVFTYTIVDNDGPKPRLYFEVVESEESQKKIVYVRLVGKATSPISVNYSTVNNTAIAGTDYIATSGTIQFESGSSDFFVKSFEIPLINDDVIENRESFFIQFSNPVNVALPLTQLEYYIIDDDPEMGFVINDTTINEGDINGRYIQVNAMLKNPARTPFRFNFKTANGTATRDNDYYETLGLTIMFEYGNSNRLLLIPIKGDTIPEEVETFTIKYWLEDEQEYQARIATITIIDDDSPTITASTDPAPAPISVEAPKKTTNVFTPNGDGINDLFYLEGIENIPNEITVVSKNGRQIYRQTNYKNDWDGAGAPDGTYFYFLKIQGDDGKMQLKKGFITVLRQQSK, via the coding sequence GTGGCTTTAGCATGTGTATCTATACATGATACTTCAGTAATTGAAGGAAACACAGGAAAAAAAACAATTTACTTCAAGGTAACCTTAGATGTTCCTTCTGCTGACTCAAACAGAATTGTATATTGGTTTGAAAAATCTACAAATGATGTTAATGGAGCTGTTAGGCCCTCAGATTACACTGCAACACTTCCTTATGATAATATTGCAGGTTCAGTAACATTTCAACCTGGTGAAACCGTTAAATATATACCTGTCTCTATTGTCGGAGATCCTGAATTTGAACCTGATCAAAGCTTTAATTGTGTAATTTCTCCAGGACAGGGAGTTATTGTTTGCAAGAAGAGAGGGACTTGCACAATTATTAATGATGATGCGCCCCCTAAGTTAAATATACTTGATACTACAGTAGTAGAGGGTAATCAGGGAGATGTAAAAATGTATTTTCTGGTGAAGTTAAAAGGACATTGCACAGATTATCCGATCAAATTCCATTGTGCAACATCTCCCGGAACAGCCATTTCTAACGATGATTATGATGCTATAAACGGAACCTTAACTCTTCCTGCAAATAAAACATACAAGTGGATTGTTGTTAATGTTAACTCTGATACAGTTAAAGAAAGTCATGAAGATTTTTTTGTGACAATTTCTGCTGCAGATCATGCAACAATTGGACGGAATACGGCTAGAGGTGTTATTCAGGATGACGATAATACAGATTCAAATGTTCGATTTTATGTTAATAACATAGTTAAGGAGGAAAACAGTGGAACTGCAAGATTTACAGTAGGAATTTATAGCCAAAGCTCTTTAACAGTTTCAGTTGATTATTCAACAGCAGATAGTTCAGCTAAAGCTGGTTCAGATTATTACAATGTTGCCGGAACATTAGCTTTTGTTCCTGGCGAAACTATAAAATACATAGATGTTCCAATTATAAATGACACAATATTTGAAACTAAAGAGCTTTTTTCGCTCAAATTAACTAATCCAGTCAATGCAACAATAGCAGATTATAGTGGATTGTGTGAAATACCTGAAAATGATCCGGAAAATAAGCCTCCCAAACTTAAATTTTTTCCAAGTGCTGTTCAGTTCGATGAAAACAAAGGGCCTTATTGGCTAAACGTAGAAATGGATCATCGAACTAATCGTACTGTAACTGTTGATTTCACTACAGAAAATGGGACTGCTATTGCTGGCGACGATTACACTGCCACTAGTGGTACACTTGTATTTAAACCATATGAATGGCGAAAAACTATTATCGTAACTATGATTGATGATAATATTGAAGAAAATGAAGAAGTTTTTAGTATTAATTTCTCTAATATAACTAATGCAACTTTCGACCTTAATGAATTTCAGCCTTACCCATATACGGGAGGGTTCTTTTCTGATTCTGTTCCAAATGTACAAGCCGTATATATAATTAAAGATAATGATCATCTTCCTTTTCCTACACCAAAAATAATATCAAAGAATTACAGTTTATCCGAAGAGTATGGAGGCTCATTTCAGCTAACTATGGATGCTCCTTCCACGGAAATTGTTCAATTTGACTATAAATTAGAAGCTGGTACAGCTACTGAAGGAGTCGATTTTGAATCCTCAAGTGGGACGGTATATTTTAATAGAGGGGCAATGACTTCAAATGCTATGTTACAAGTTAAGGTAATAGATGATAATGTTGTTGAACCTCCCGAAACTATTATTGTTAAACTTTCAAATCCGGTGAATGCAACGCTTTCCGATACTGTATTTACCTATACAATAGTAGATAATGATGGTCCGAAACCCCGGTTGTATTTTGAAGTTGTTGAGAGTGAGGAGTCACAAAAAAAAATTGTTTACGTAAGGTTGGTTGGAAAGGCTACAAGCCCTATATCGGTTAACTATTCAACAGTAAATAATACAGCTATAGCCGGTACAGATTACATAGCAACTTCTGGTACAATACAGTTTGAAAGTGGTTCATCAGATTTTTTTGTGAAATCTTTTGAGATTCCATTGATAAATGACGATGTTATTGAGAATCGGGAAAGTTTCTTTATACAGTTTTCTAATCCTGTAAACGTTGCCCTACCGTTAACACAATTAGAGTATTATATAATTGATGATGATCCTGAGATGGGATTTGTAATTAATGATACTACCATTAATGAAGGAGATATAAATGGGAGGTATATACAAGTAAATGCAATGCTTAAAAACCCTGCCAGAACTCCATTCAGGTTTAATTTCAAAACCGCAAATGGTACGGCTACGAGAGATAATGATTATTATGAAACGTTGGGTTTAACCATAATGTTTGAGTATGGAAATTCTAATCGATTGTTGCTGATTCCGATAAAAGGTGATACTATACCTGAAGAGGTCGAAACGTTTACTATTAAGTATTGGCTGGAAGATGAGCAAGAGTATCAGGCCAGAATTGCAACCATCACCATTATTGATGATGATTCACCAACTATCACTGCTTCCACAGATCCAGCTCCAGCACCAATTTCAGTTGAAGCTCCTAAAAAGACAACGAATGTGTTTACACCTAATGGAGATGGAATCAATGACCTATTCTATCTTGAGGGCATTGAAAATATACCTAATGAAATAACGGTGGTGAGCAAAAACGGTCGTCAGATTTACAGGCAAACAAACTATAAAAATGATTGGGATGGCGCAGGCGCCCCGGATGGAACTTACTTCTATTTTCTCAAAATACAAGGTGATGATGGGAAAATGCAGCTTAAGAAAGGTTTTATAACTGTACTTCGTCAGCAGAGTAAATAA
- a CDS encoding OmpA family protein yields the protein MRNRIIYLLIILLTFGMHQVFGQATLREAQRQTELLNYNEAISLYEKAFEKKESLLAAKGLAESYRQLNNYQFAESWYAKVVQIDGHEPIDVFYYAEALRNNSKYTEAKEWYQKYQQEAGTEALPNTNKLIASCDSAHNWMLKPVNFTFRLDTSLNTAESDWGAVPYKNGIVFTSDRILNANYMKENRFLFFNANNNLKKSYYGWTGLPYLKLFYAEKEGNGWKEPQLFSGNLNGEFHNGPATFSKNGKEVFFTRTRGITNSKSYTDDKKKRKDYTIKLELYFSKYDETTNSWSDPQPFAYNSPLEYSVSDACFSPDGNFLYFASDMPGGAGQSDLYYCKRLNDGSWDKPINMTTLNTAGNERFPSFDNNNYLYYASNGRGGMGGLDVYVTQYKVGADQWSAPKNVGYPVNTPQDDFNLVFNEDGKSGYLSSNRSGGKGMDDIYQFVKKDLKFRLEGTVVNKKTGQPIGNAVVTLYNQNSNTNIKASTNEIGAFAFNLDENTDYSITAEKTNFITSRKDSLSTKGYEESKTLYAKLALNIDSIELNKGIRLDNIYYDFDKWSIRKDATQELNRLVQVMNDNPTMVIELGSHTDSRGSDSYNLQLSQKRAESAVAYIVSKGIDQKRITAKGYGETKPVNHCVNGTKCSDAEFQLNRRTEFAIIRY from the coding sequence ATGAGGAATCGAATAATATACTTGCTCATTATCCTGTTAACCTTTGGCATGCATCAGGTTTTCGGACAGGCTACGTTACGTGAGGCTCAACGTCAAACAGAGCTACTTAATTACAATGAGGCTATTTCTTTATATGAAAAAGCTTTTGAGAAAAAAGAGTCGTTGTTGGCAGCTAAAGGGTTAGCCGAAAGTTATCGTCAATTGAATAATTATCAGTTTGCCGAAAGCTGGTATGCTAAAGTTGTTCAAATAGACGGACATGAGCCCATAGATGTTTTTTATTATGCAGAAGCATTAAGAAATAATTCTAAATATACCGAAGCAAAAGAGTGGTATCAGAAATATCAACAGGAAGCAGGAACAGAAGCTTTGCCAAATACCAATAAATTGATTGCGTCTTGCGATTCTGCACATAACTGGATGTTAAAACCAGTGAACTTTACTTTTCGTTTAGATACCTCCTTAAATACAGCAGAAAGCGACTGGGGCGCGGTTCCGTATAAAAATGGAATTGTGTTTACTTCCGACAGGATACTGAACGCTAATTACATGAAGGAGAACCGTTTCTTATTCTTCAATGCAAATAATAACCTTAAAAAAAGTTATTACGGTTGGACAGGTTTACCCTATTTAAAGCTGTTCTATGCAGAAAAAGAAGGGAATGGATGGAAAGAGCCACAATTGTTTTCAGGTAATTTGAACGGAGAGTTTCACAATGGTCCGGCAACGTTTTCAAAAAACGGGAAAGAGGTCTTCTTTACGCGCACACGCGGTATTACTAACAGTAAAAGCTATACAGACGATAAGAAAAAACGTAAGGATTATACCATCAAATTAGAGTTGTATTTTTCAAAATACGATGAAACTACCAATAGCTGGTCAGATCCACAGCCATTTGCCTATAATTCACCTTTAGAATATTCAGTAAGTGATGCATGTTTTAGTCCGGATGGTAATTTCCTCTATTTTGCTTCCGACATGCCAGGAGGTGCCGGACAATCAGACCTGTATTATTGCAAGCGTTTAAACGATGGTTCATGGGATAAACCCATCAATATGACCACCCTAAATACAGCAGGTAATGAACGTTTTCCAAGCTTCGACAACAACAATTACCTGTATTATGCAAGCAACGGAAGAGGAGGTATGGGAGGCCTTGATGTCTATGTAACTCAATACAAAGTTGGAGCTGACCAATGGAGTGCACCTAAAAATGTTGGGTATCCTGTAAATACTCCTCAAGATGATTTTAACCTGGTGTTTAATGAAGATGGTAAAAGTGGTTATTTATCAAGCAACCGTTCCGGAGGAAAGGGTATGGATGATATTTACCAGTTTGTTAAAAAAGATTTGAAATTTAGGTTAGAAGGTACGGTGGTCAATAAAAAGACTGGTCAACCGATTGGCAATGCAGTTGTAACCTTGTATAATCAAAACAGTAATACCAATATAAAAGCCTCTACCAATGAAATCGGAGCATTTGCTTTCAATTTGGATGAAAATACTGACTATTCGATAACAGCAGAAAAAACAAATTTTATCACCAGTCGCAAAGACAGTTTGAGTACCAAGGGATATGAAGAGTCTAAAACGTTGTACGCAAAACTGGCCTTAAATATTGATTCGATTGAATTAAATAAAGGCATCAGGCTTGATAATATTTATTACGACTTCGATAAATGGAGCATTCGTAAAGATGCCACACAAGAACTAAACAGGTTGGTGCAGGTGATGAATGATAATCCGACAATGGTAATCGAGTTAGGTTCTCATACCGATTCACGCGGTTCCGACAGCTATAATCTTCAATTAAGTCAGAAGCGTGCAGAATCAGCAGTGGCTTACATTGTTTCCAAAGGAATAGATCAAAAACGCATTACTGCTAAAGGATATGGTGAAACAAAGCCTGTAAACCATTGTGTAAACGGAACAAAATGTAGTGATGCTGAGTTTCAGTTAAATCGCCGGACAGAATTTGCCATCATACGCTATTAA
- a CDS encoding Calx-beta domain-containing protein, which translates to MSAINSTIEKTKLSVTYNFITRLRLLSGQSLLILMFLLLIGEGISAKEIKRDKSVLPCVSINNITVTEGNSGTKTVYFKVTLNRPSTDTIKLNWWTQNSSNRDITATSPTDYTTVHQFLVFAPGETEKKIPVTIKGDKTYESNQEFDLVLSAYVGSHTFCKRVGKCTIINDDVPPQMEIRDTSILEGNEGKKRIYFLVKLKGHCSEYPIKFHYEITSGTAKAGSDFVAISGNTSIAPIKTYQWVSLDIKGDITKESNEDFYVTISNAENASIVRNKAKGTIKDDDNVDTDLRLNISDAVVTTPEQDTAITFKVELFSAASLPVTVDYTTIDSTATGGMDYEITSGTLTFAPGEKVKYINVPIIDDSTYEFLEAFKVKLSNPVNAVLANSTALVRISNNDYEYRPVILSYYVRDRNAMEVYESDSITFEFYLDRIERDTVKVDFKTVSGTALAGSDFIQTEGTVTFLPGETVKLVTIPYIDDAVRETQEIFYVKVSNIINAKISTKSFYYNGGSVAVPDDLITLVIRDDDYPFKKVKVNINDEIVTEHETTVGGVFKIILSEPTTKDVILNYSLTPGTATSNDVKLASGQVTIRKGNNSGAIIFEVLSDNLIEDAESFQVHLSNPINAVLEDSVATGIIIDKYQANGQPYFVVFRPGFNPEGNKRALISGYLENRNSYSATLDYHTIDGTAIAGIDYVATSGTVTILPDQSASFQIAVDVLNDNVIESTESFKIVISNPINAAYAGPDTVSIFIRDDDPTMIYHIDDVTVQEGNDSIKYIPIKITASSHLISDNLQKMEFHLVSETAGEVTDYYPVSTNDYATDWFFGLRDSVVVFALPIVGDLVAEGNETFKIRYKNQYREDVYHEATITIIDDDSPTLTASAEPAPAPISFEAPKKTTNVFTPNGDGINDLFYLEGIENIPNEITVVSKNGRQIYRQTNYKNDWDGAGAPDGTYFYFLKIQGDDGKMQLKKGFITVLRQQSK; encoded by the coding sequence ATGTCTGCTATCAACTCTACTATTGAAAAAACAAAATTGTCAGTTACTTACAATTTTATCACACGGTTACGCCTTTTATCAGGTCAATCACTTTTAATTTTAATGTTTTTATTGCTAATCGGTGAGGGTATCAGTGCGAAGGAAATTAAAAGAGATAAGTCCGTTCTCCCTTGTGTATCTATCAACAACATTACCGTAACAGAAGGTAACTCCGGGACAAAAACGGTTTATTTTAAGGTGACACTTAATAGGCCGTCAACAGACACGATAAAATTAAATTGGTGGACTCAAAATTCATCAAATCGTGACATTACAGCAACCTCACCTACTGATTATACGACTGTTCATCAATTTTTAGTTTTTGCACCCGGAGAAACCGAAAAAAAAATCCCTGTTACCATTAAAGGCGACAAAACGTACGAGTCAAATCAAGAATTTGATTTGGTATTATCAGCCTACGTTGGAAGCCATACTTTTTGTAAGAGAGTTGGGAAATGCACGATTATAAATGATGATGTACCGCCACAGATGGAGATTCGTGATACAAGCATTTTAGAAGGGAATGAAGGCAAAAAAAGAATCTATTTTTTGGTAAAGCTAAAAGGCCACTGTAGTGAATATCCAATAAAATTTCATTATGAAATTACTTCAGGAACAGCGAAAGCAGGTAGTGATTTTGTAGCAATTTCCGGAAACACATCAATTGCTCCGATAAAGACTTATCAATGGGTTTCATTGGATATAAAAGGAGATATCACAAAAGAAAGCAATGAGGATTTTTATGTGACCATTAGTAATGCAGAAAATGCCTCAATTGTAAGAAACAAAGCTAAGGGAACAATTAAAGATGATGATAATGTAGACACTGATCTCAGATTAAATATTTCGGATGCGGTGGTTACTACTCCTGAACAAGACACAGCTATTACTTTTAAAGTTGAATTGTTTTCAGCAGCATCATTACCGGTAACAGTTGATTATACAACTATTGATAGTACTGCTACTGGAGGTATGGATTATGAAATAACCTCGGGTACACTAACCTTTGCTCCGGGAGAGAAAGTTAAATACATTAATGTTCCAATTATTGACGATTCTACTTATGAATTTTTAGAGGCTTTTAAAGTTAAATTAAGTAATCCGGTTAATGCCGTTTTAGCTAATAGCACTGCATTAGTTAGAATTTCGAACAATGATTATGAATATAGACCTGTAATTTTAAGTTATTATGTACGCGATAGAAATGCAATGGAAGTCTATGAATCGGACAGTATAACTTTTGAATTTTATCTGGATCGTATTGAACGTGATACTGTAAAAGTTGATTTCAAAACAGTCAGCGGAACTGCACTTGCCGGAAGTGATTTTATTCAAACGGAAGGAACAGTAACATTTCTGCCAGGCGAAACAGTAAAGCTAGTAACAATTCCGTATATAGATGATGCTGTAAGAGAAACTCAGGAGATATTTTATGTTAAAGTATCAAATATTATTAATGCTAAGATTTCAACAAAGAGTTTTTATTACAATGGAGGTTCAGTAGCAGTACCTGATGATCTGATCACTCTTGTTATTAGGGATGATGATTATCCATTCAAAAAAGTGAAAGTTAATATTAATGATGAAATAGTAACTGAACATGAGACTACTGTTGGCGGAGTATTTAAAATTATATTGAGCGAACCCACAACAAAAGACGTAATATTAAACTATTCTTTAACCCCGGGAACTGCAACCTCTAATGATGTGAAGTTGGCATCAGGTCAGGTCACAATTCGTAAAGGAAACAACTCAGGGGCCATTATTTTTGAAGTTTTATCGGATAATTTAATTGAAGATGCAGAATCATTCCAGGTACATTTAAGCAATCCAATAAATGCAGTATTGGAAGATTCTGTTGCTACTGGAATTATCATTGATAAGTACCAGGCTAATGGTCAACCTTATTTCGTAGTTTTCAGACCTGGATTTAATCCAGAGGGTAATAAGAGAGCTCTTATTTCGGGATATCTGGAAAACAGAAATTCTTACTCTGCTACTTTAGATTACCATACCATTGATGGAACAGCTATTGCCGGTATAGATTATGTTGCTACTTCAGGCACAGTAACTATTTTACCTGATCAGTCGGCTTCCTTCCAAATTGCTGTTGATGTTCTTAATGACAATGTGATTGAGTCTACTGAAAGTTTTAAGATTGTTATTTCAAATCCTATTAATGCTGCATATGCAGGTCCTGATACAGTGAGTATCTTTATAAGGGATGATGATCCTACAATGATTTATCATATAGATGATGTTACAGTTCAGGAGGGAAATGATTCTATCAAGTATATTCCAATCAAGATTACAGCTTCTTCTCATCTTATATCGGATAATTTGCAAAAAATGGAATTCCATCTTGTTTCGGAAACTGCTGGAGAGGTAACAGATTATTATCCGGTATCTACTAATGATTATGCTACAGACTGGTTTTTTGGATTGAGGGATTCTGTTGTGGTTTTTGCTTTGCCTATTGTAGGAGATCTTGTAGCGGAAGGGAATGAAACATTTAAAATAAGGTATAAAAATCAATATAGAGAAGATGTTTATCATGAAGCAACCATCACCATCATTGATGATGACTCCCCAACTCTCACTGCTTCTGCAGAACCAGCTCCAGCACCAATTTCATTTGAAGCTCCTAAAAAGACAACGAATGTGTTTACACCTAATGGAGATGGAATCAATGACCTATTCTATCTTGAAGGCATTGAAAATATACCTAATGAAATAACGGTGGTGAGCAAAAACGGTCGTCAGATTTACAGGCAAACAAACTATAAAAATGATTGGGATGGCGCAGGCGCCCCGGATGGAACTTACTTCTATTTTCTCAAAATACAAGGTGATGATGGGAAAATGCAGCTTAAGAAAGGTTTTATAACTGTACTTCGTCAGCAGAGTAAATAA